One genomic window of Sodaliphilus pleomorphus includes the following:
- a CDS encoding very short patch repair endonuclease codes for MPDTMTPEQRHRCMAAIRGKDTRPEMVVRRWLWAQGYRYRLHVRRLPGTPDIVLHRYHTVINVNGCFWHGHEGCPHFTLPKTRTAYWRDKIAHNRQRDARNLDTLKHMGWYVITLWECDLAPAKRQRTLMGLSLALSTIYLKVAGARGHAEQQPLAAEPVKPYLPRR; via the coding sequence ATGCCCGACACCATGACACCTGAGCAACGCCACCGCTGCATGGCAGCGATACGTGGCAAGGACACGCGGCCCGAGATGGTTGTGCGCCGCTGGCTATGGGCCCAGGGCTACCGTTACCGCCTGCACGTGCGGCGGCTGCCCGGTACCCCCGACATCGTGCTGCACCGCTACCACACCGTTATCAACGTGAATGGCTGCTTCTGGCACGGCCACGAGGGCTGCCCCCACTTCACACTGCCCAAGACGCGCACCGCCTACTGGCGCGACAAAATAGCGCACAACCGGCAGCGCGATGCCCGCAATCTCGACACACTCAAGCACATGGGCTGGTATGTCATCACCCTGTGGGAGTGCGACCTGGCTCCGGCCAAGCGTCAACGCACGCTGATGGGCCTGTCGCTCGCCCTGAGCACGATCTACCTCAAGGTAGCCGGCGCACGTGGCCATGCCGAGCAGCAGCCCCTGGCTGCCGAGCCCGTCAAGCCCTACTTGCCCCGGCGGTAG
- a CDS encoding AAA family ATPase, with amino-acid sequence MIKKPSNPFLLTGYISPTYFCDRAEETQRLTSALRNGRNVTLVSPRRMGKTGLIHHAFHMLRRNNEHASCYYVDLYQTDCFASLVRQLANAVLGTLDTRGTKVMKTVAAFFKSLRPTLTLDPMTGEPSFSVDMQPQMAEHSLAEIFQYMEQSGRQCYIAFDEFQSIVGYGEQNIEAVLRSYVQRLTSVHFVFSGSQRHVLEEMFASAARPFFQSTQMMPLKEIDEAAYFAFAEAKFKSHGQRLAAETFHEAYTMVRGHTWYVQMVLNRLYESNDKLITTTVVQDTIHSIVQEGEATYQTFLRLVTPFQGRLLRAIACEGTAREILGKKFIEKYRLGAASTVRSAIKSLVDKELIIDLDNNAYEVYDRFFGIWLSTLQ; translated from the coding sequence ATGATCAAGAAGCCATCCAATCCTTTCCTGCTCACGGGCTACATATCGCCCACCTACTTTTGCGACAGGGCCGAAGAGACCCAAAGGCTGACCTCGGCATTGCGCAATGGCCGCAATGTCACACTCGTGAGCCCACGACGCATGGGCAAGACAGGACTTATACACCACGCCTTCCACATGCTCAGGCGCAACAATGAGCACGCCTCGTGCTACTACGTCGACCTGTATCAAACCGACTGCTTTGCCTCGCTTGTGCGTCAGCTTGCCAATGCCGTGCTTGGCACGCTCGACACGCGGGGGACCAAGGTGATGAAGACGGTGGCCGCCTTTTTCAAGTCGTTGCGCCCTACCCTCACCCTGGACCCGATGACCGGAGAGCCGTCGTTCTCGGTCGACATGCAGCCACAGATGGCCGAGCACTCACTGGCCGAAATTTTCCAATACATGGAGCAATCGGGCCGGCAATGCTACATTGCCTTCGACGAGTTTCAGTCGATAGTGGGCTACGGCGAGCAAAATATCGAGGCAGTGCTACGTTCCTATGTCCAGCGCTTGACATCGGTACATTTTGTGTTCTCGGGCAGCCAGCGACACGTGCTGGAAGAGATGTTTGCCTCGGCAGCACGACCGTTTTTTCAAAGCACGCAGATGATGCCGTTGAAAGAGATCGACGAGGCAGCCTACTTTGCCTTTGCCGAAGCAAAATTCAAAAGCCATGGCCAGAGGCTTGCGGCCGAGACCTTTCACGAGGCCTACACGATGGTGCGTGGCCACACATGGTATGTGCAAATGGTGCTCAACCGGCTCTATGAGAGCAACGACAAACTGATAACCACAACCGTTGTACAAGACACGATACACAGCATCGTGCAGGAGGGTGAGGCTACTTACCAAACTTTTCTGCGCCTCGTCACCCCGTTTCAAGGGCGGTTGCTGCGGGCTATTGCCTGCGAAGGGACGGCGAGGGAGATACTTGGGAAAAAATTTATCGAGAAATACCGTTTGGGAGCCGCCAGCACAGTGCGCTCGGCCATCAAGTCGCTCGTCGACAAGGAGCTCATTATCGACCTGGACAACAATGCCTACGAGGTGTATGACCGCTTCTTCGGCATCTGGCTGTCGACATTGCAATAG